The following are encoded in a window of Thunnus albacares chromosome 9, fThuAlb1.1, whole genome shotgun sequence genomic DNA:
- the cracd gene encoding capping protein inhibiting regulator of actin dynamics isoform X1, producing the protein MSQENVSDKVRNLQRQIAQGIKFGQKPPSLRRSEGDEGSSDEEEVPRSPLKVMAQVEVEPAKTEPKQVQETQQAGLHTTPMKSLRSKRVLPPTGTIESINLDAVPQSVPRLDNTAAKHKLSVKPKNQRVSRKHRRFTQDLQEVSIPGVLLEDLEAAGVSTDDQHRTSVEWVESLESLKKQRLHEEEIQETKRKLEEQRFRQEEEERRKRAEELRLRELEEERCRKQQEEERIRKEEEERRIREEAERRSREEEERRIREEEERRRREEEEQMWKEEEEKRMREEQERRQREEEEEEMRRLEEQRRKDEERKKREEEEEEARRQEELEAERLRLERLREEEERKEKEEAEKQRLQEIEEKKKMEAEERMRKEEEEEQKRLSLENPDGSSDPQERQRRAEELRWREMEERQRPFSFKVSSGENQILFQKVNLTPVTPTSSHQNGAVADQREGAKASSSEGPDSPNLPTSPYVPHTAILVTGAQLCGTAVNLDQIKDTACKSLLGLGEDKKAQGTPPTKSKTSPDRKSGKTKSLNESSLSTDQSSAAVLAEWASIRSKIFKGVEEGKYDEYPEPSRSQPQPSSEEQPPFSHTNLRKTMSANAKFSITPAKKKFGDSNRNSEVFTADDKEAGEETPPSDSPTASSPAPTSKPQNRTSKTVRIVERGSEECMFAKDLPSFLVPSPGAKPEGPEMKSRGHSETEVSESREEGEEQGPGSEDKPSPFGIKLRRTNYSLRFHNEQSTEKRKKRYSAGDSFDGVPSPLTPMEPDSDASSVFSDKSSPASPQKDGVVGKYIHASASPAIPRAKSGKSASPTAHSEGEKVLSKPPLYRRPTTSPKPTGAVPTPPPSPLPKVVHGTPSDAMVQRTGGADSPSQEQTNRSEEPSAVAQLQRSSHGQIQGEEEPKEKRSFFPSINIPWREKVDRKTDIIKREKPSLQSRHSLDSTKVQEKEAGPLWITLALQKQKGFREQQQNREDRRSHREAKLAEKQAKDRDSVSPTESKGSGSTSPSSKPQTPEEPKRPDSLLGRFERREHLKKANTLPSSVTVEIADSTPSPPAVKEVSKRFPSSDSPQVSTEPAWLALAKRKAKAWSDCPQIIK; encoded by the exons ATGTCCCAGGAAAACGTGTCTGATAAAGTTAGGAATCTGCAG AGGCAGATAGCACAAGGTATAAAGTTCGGCCAGAAGCCTCCCTCTCTGAGGAGAAGTGAGGGAGATGAGGGTAGTTCAGACGAGGAAGAGGTTCCCCGGAGCCCTCTGAAGGTGATGGCGCAGGTAGAAGTCGAGCCAGCAAAAACAGAGCCAAAG CAGGTCCAGGAGACCCAACAAGCAGGACTGCACACCACCCCAATGAAGTCCTTGAGGTCCAAACGAGTTCTTCCACCTACTGGTACGATCGAGTCTATCAACCTGGATGCTGTCCCGCAGTCTGTTCCTCGCTTAGACAACACTGCCGCCAAGCATAAATTGTCTGTCAAACCAAAAAATCAGAGGGTTTCCCGCAAGCACCGGCGGTTTACACAG GATCTCCAAGAGGTATCTATTCCTGGTGTGCTGCTAGAGGATCTTGAGGCAGCAGGCGTCTCCACAGACGATCAGCACAGGACATCTGTTGAATGGGTTGAGTCCCTTGAAAGCTTGAAGAAACAGAGACTCCATGAGGAGGAAATACAAGAAACAAAGAGGAAGCTGGAGGAACAGAGGTtcagacaggaggaagaggagagaaggaagagggCAGAGGAGCTGAGGTTGCGTgaactggaggaggagaggtgtcgtaaacagcaggaggaggagcgcATCCgtaaagaggaggaagaaagaaggattcgggaggaggcagagagaaggagcagggaggaagaggagagaaggatcagggaagaggaagaaaggaggcggcgagaggaggaagagcagatgtggaaagaggaagaggaaaagaggatgCGAGAAGAGCAGGAGCGCCGAcagcgggaggaggaggaggaggagatgagacgactggaagagcagaggagaaaagatgaggagagaaagaagcgggaggaggaggaagaggaagcgaGAAGGCAGGAGGAGCTTGAGGCTGAGCGTCTACGTTTGGAGAGGctaagagaggaagaggaaaggaaggaaaaggaggaagcaGAAAAGCAGAGGTTGCAAGAGattgaagaaaagaaaaaaatggaagcagaggagagaatgagaaaggaggaagaagaggagcaaAAGAGGCTGTCTTTAGAGAATCCGGATGGCAGCTCAGATCCacaggagaggcagaggagagctGAGGAGCTGCgctggagagagatggaggagagacagaggccTTTCTCTTTCAAAGTTTCCTCTGGAGAAAACCAGATTTTGTTCCAGAAGGTCAACCTGACACCTGTTACGCCGACTTCCAGCCACCAGAACGGTGCTGTAGCTGATCAGAGAGAAGGCGCTAAGGCCTCCTCCTCTGAAGGACCAGACTCCCCCAACCTGCCAACATCTCCATATGTCCCCCACACAGCCATCCTGGTGACAGGTGCCCAGCTCTGTGGGACAGCTGTCAATTTGGACCAGATCAAAGATACCGCTTGCAAGTCTCTGCTGGGTCTGGGAGAGGATAAAAAGGCCCAGGGAACACCGCCAACCAAGAGCAAGACTTCACCAGACCGCAAGTCTGGCAAAACCAAATCACTCAATGAGTCCTCGCTCTCTACAGACCAGTCCAGTGCTGCCGTCCTGGCAGAGTGGGCTAGTATCAGATCGAAGATATTCAAGGGAGTAGAGGAGGGGAAGTATGACGAGTACCCAGAACCGAGCAGAAGCCAGCCTCAGCCCAGCAGTGAAGAACAGCCTCCGTTTTCCCACACGAACCTCAGGAAGACAATGTCAGCCAACGCCAAGTTCTCCATCACCCCTGCAAAGAAGAAGTTTGGAGATTCAAACAGAAACTCTGAGGTGTTCACTGCAGACGACAAAGAAGCAGGAGAGGAAACTCCTCCGTCTGATAGCCCCACTGCATCCTCGCCAGCTCCAACCAGTAAACCTCAAAACAGGACGAGTAAAACTGTCCGCATCGTAGAAAGAGGGTCAGAGGAGTGTATGTTTGCCAAAGACCTCCCTTCTTTCCTAGTTCCCAGCCCTGGAGCCAAACCCGAGGGGCCAGAGATGAAGAGCAGAGGTCACAGTGAGACAGAGGTGTCTgaaagcagagaggagggagaggagcagGGCCCAGGAAGTGAGGATAAGCCCTCACCTTTTGGCATTAAGCTGAGGAGGACCAACTACTCCCTCCGCTTTCACAATGAACAGTCCacagagaaaaggaagaaacGCTACAGTGCAGGGGACAGCTTTGATGGTGTCCCTTCACCTCTCACCCCCATGGAGCCAGACTCTGATGCTTCCTCTGTCTTTTCTGACAAATCAAGTCCTGCATCGCCTCAGAAAGACGGTGTGGTCGGCAAGTACATACATGCATCTGCCTCCCCCGCCATCCCTCGGGCTAAATCAGGCAAGTCTGCCAGCCCGACTGCACACAGTGAAGGTGAGAAGGTGCTTTCAAAGCCACCGCTCTACCGAAGACCAACCACATCACCCAAACCTACTGGAGCAGTTCCGACACCTCCCCCATCGCCGTTACCTAAAGTGGTTCATGGCACTCCCAGTGATGCCATGGTTCAGAGAACTGGGGGCGCAGATTCCCCCAGCCAGGAGCAGACGAACAGGAGCGAGGAACCATCAGCAGTGGCCCAGTTGCAGAGGAGCAGCCATGGCCAGATCCAAGGGGAAGAGGAGCCGAAAGAGAAAAGATCCTTCTTCCCCTCCATTAACATCCCCTGGAGAGAGAAggtggacagaaagacagatatCATCAAGAGAG AAAAACCGTCACTACAGAGTAGGCACTCACTGGACAGCACAAAGGTTCAGGAGAAGGAAGCTGGGCCGTTATGGATCACACTGGCACTGCAGAAGCAGAAGGGCTtcagggagcagcagcagaaccGAGAGGACCGCCGTAGCCACAGAGAGGCCAAACTggcagaaaaacaagcaaaagacagagacagc GTTAGCCCCACAGAAAGCAAAGGAAGTGGGAGCACCAGTCCCAGTTCTAAACCTCAGACACCAGAGGAACCCAAGAGACCCGACAGCCTCCTGGGACGATTTGAGCGCCGAGAACACCTGAAAAAAGCCAACACTTTACCCAGCTCTGTCACTG TTGAGATTGCAGACTCTACACCATCGCCACCTGCTGTCAAGGAAGTGTCAAAGCGCTTCCCCTCCAGTGACTCTCCACAGGTGTCTACAGAGCCAGCCTGGCTGGCCTTGGCCAAACGAAAGGCCAAAGCCTGGAGCGACTGTCCTCAGATCATCAAATAA
- the cracd gene encoding capping protein inhibiting regulator of actin dynamics isoform X2, producing the protein MSQENVSDKVRNLQRQIAQGIKFGQKPPSLRRSEGDEGSSDEEEVPRSPLKVMAQVEVEPAKTEPKVQETQQAGLHTTPMKSLRSKRVLPPTGTIESINLDAVPQSVPRLDNTAAKHKLSVKPKNQRVSRKHRRFTQDLQEVSIPGVLLEDLEAAGVSTDDQHRTSVEWVESLESLKKQRLHEEEIQETKRKLEEQRFRQEEEERRKRAEELRLRELEEERCRKQQEEERIRKEEEERRIREEAERRSREEEERRIREEEERRRREEEEQMWKEEEEKRMREEQERRQREEEEEEMRRLEEQRRKDEERKKREEEEEEARRQEELEAERLRLERLREEEERKEKEEAEKQRLQEIEEKKKMEAEERMRKEEEEEQKRLSLENPDGSSDPQERQRRAEELRWREMEERQRPFSFKVSSGENQILFQKVNLTPVTPTSSHQNGAVADQREGAKASSSEGPDSPNLPTSPYVPHTAILVTGAQLCGTAVNLDQIKDTACKSLLGLGEDKKAQGTPPTKSKTSPDRKSGKTKSLNESSLSTDQSSAAVLAEWASIRSKIFKGVEEGKYDEYPEPSRSQPQPSSEEQPPFSHTNLRKTMSANAKFSITPAKKKFGDSNRNSEVFTADDKEAGEETPPSDSPTASSPAPTSKPQNRTSKTVRIVERGSEECMFAKDLPSFLVPSPGAKPEGPEMKSRGHSETEVSESREEGEEQGPGSEDKPSPFGIKLRRTNYSLRFHNEQSTEKRKKRYSAGDSFDGVPSPLTPMEPDSDASSVFSDKSSPASPQKDGVVGKYIHASASPAIPRAKSGKSASPTAHSEGEKVLSKPPLYRRPTTSPKPTGAVPTPPPSPLPKVVHGTPSDAMVQRTGGADSPSQEQTNRSEEPSAVAQLQRSSHGQIQGEEEPKEKRSFFPSINIPWREKVDRKTDIIKREKPSLQSRHSLDSTKVQEKEAGPLWITLALQKQKGFREQQQNREDRRSHREAKLAEKQAKDRDSVSPTESKGSGSTSPSSKPQTPEEPKRPDSLLGRFERREHLKKANTLPSSVTVEIADSTPSPPAVKEVSKRFPSSDSPQVSTEPAWLALAKRKAKAWSDCPQIIK; encoded by the exons ATGTCCCAGGAAAACGTGTCTGATAAAGTTAGGAATCTGCAG AGGCAGATAGCACAAGGTATAAAGTTCGGCCAGAAGCCTCCCTCTCTGAGGAGAAGTGAGGGAGATGAGGGTAGTTCAGACGAGGAAGAGGTTCCCCGGAGCCCTCTGAAGGTGATGGCGCAGGTAGAAGTCGAGCCAGCAAAAACAGAGCCAAAG GTCCAGGAGACCCAACAAGCAGGACTGCACACCACCCCAATGAAGTCCTTGAGGTCCAAACGAGTTCTTCCACCTACTGGTACGATCGAGTCTATCAACCTGGATGCTGTCCCGCAGTCTGTTCCTCGCTTAGACAACACTGCCGCCAAGCATAAATTGTCTGTCAAACCAAAAAATCAGAGGGTTTCCCGCAAGCACCGGCGGTTTACACAG GATCTCCAAGAGGTATCTATTCCTGGTGTGCTGCTAGAGGATCTTGAGGCAGCAGGCGTCTCCACAGACGATCAGCACAGGACATCTGTTGAATGGGTTGAGTCCCTTGAAAGCTTGAAGAAACAGAGACTCCATGAGGAGGAAATACAAGAAACAAAGAGGAAGCTGGAGGAACAGAGGTtcagacaggaggaagaggagagaaggaagagggCAGAGGAGCTGAGGTTGCGTgaactggaggaggagaggtgtcgtaaacagcaggaggaggagcgcATCCgtaaagaggaggaagaaagaaggattcgggaggaggcagagagaaggagcagggaggaagaggagagaaggatcagggaagaggaagaaaggaggcggcgagaggaggaagagcagatgtggaaagaggaagaggaaaagaggatgCGAGAAGAGCAGGAGCGCCGAcagcgggaggaggaggaggaggagatgagacgactggaagagcagaggagaaaagatgaggagagaaagaagcgggaggaggaggaagaggaagcgaGAAGGCAGGAGGAGCTTGAGGCTGAGCGTCTACGTTTGGAGAGGctaagagaggaagaggaaaggaaggaaaaggaggaagcaGAAAAGCAGAGGTTGCAAGAGattgaagaaaagaaaaaaatggaagcagaggagagaatgagaaaggaggaagaagaggagcaaAAGAGGCTGTCTTTAGAGAATCCGGATGGCAGCTCAGATCCacaggagaggcagaggagagctGAGGAGCTGCgctggagagagatggaggagagacagaggccTTTCTCTTTCAAAGTTTCCTCTGGAGAAAACCAGATTTTGTTCCAGAAGGTCAACCTGACACCTGTTACGCCGACTTCCAGCCACCAGAACGGTGCTGTAGCTGATCAGAGAGAAGGCGCTAAGGCCTCCTCCTCTGAAGGACCAGACTCCCCCAACCTGCCAACATCTCCATATGTCCCCCACACAGCCATCCTGGTGACAGGTGCCCAGCTCTGTGGGACAGCTGTCAATTTGGACCAGATCAAAGATACCGCTTGCAAGTCTCTGCTGGGTCTGGGAGAGGATAAAAAGGCCCAGGGAACACCGCCAACCAAGAGCAAGACTTCACCAGACCGCAAGTCTGGCAAAACCAAATCACTCAATGAGTCCTCGCTCTCTACAGACCAGTCCAGTGCTGCCGTCCTGGCAGAGTGGGCTAGTATCAGATCGAAGATATTCAAGGGAGTAGAGGAGGGGAAGTATGACGAGTACCCAGAACCGAGCAGAAGCCAGCCTCAGCCCAGCAGTGAAGAACAGCCTCCGTTTTCCCACACGAACCTCAGGAAGACAATGTCAGCCAACGCCAAGTTCTCCATCACCCCTGCAAAGAAGAAGTTTGGAGATTCAAACAGAAACTCTGAGGTGTTCACTGCAGACGACAAAGAAGCAGGAGAGGAAACTCCTCCGTCTGATAGCCCCACTGCATCCTCGCCAGCTCCAACCAGTAAACCTCAAAACAGGACGAGTAAAACTGTCCGCATCGTAGAAAGAGGGTCAGAGGAGTGTATGTTTGCCAAAGACCTCCCTTCTTTCCTAGTTCCCAGCCCTGGAGCCAAACCCGAGGGGCCAGAGATGAAGAGCAGAGGTCACAGTGAGACAGAGGTGTCTgaaagcagagaggagggagaggagcagGGCCCAGGAAGTGAGGATAAGCCCTCACCTTTTGGCATTAAGCTGAGGAGGACCAACTACTCCCTCCGCTTTCACAATGAACAGTCCacagagaaaaggaagaaacGCTACAGTGCAGGGGACAGCTTTGATGGTGTCCCTTCACCTCTCACCCCCATGGAGCCAGACTCTGATGCTTCCTCTGTCTTTTCTGACAAATCAAGTCCTGCATCGCCTCAGAAAGACGGTGTGGTCGGCAAGTACATACATGCATCTGCCTCCCCCGCCATCCCTCGGGCTAAATCAGGCAAGTCTGCCAGCCCGACTGCACACAGTGAAGGTGAGAAGGTGCTTTCAAAGCCACCGCTCTACCGAAGACCAACCACATCACCCAAACCTACTGGAGCAGTTCCGACACCTCCCCCATCGCCGTTACCTAAAGTGGTTCATGGCACTCCCAGTGATGCCATGGTTCAGAGAACTGGGGGCGCAGATTCCCCCAGCCAGGAGCAGACGAACAGGAGCGAGGAACCATCAGCAGTGGCCCAGTTGCAGAGGAGCAGCCATGGCCAGATCCAAGGGGAAGAGGAGCCGAAAGAGAAAAGATCCTTCTTCCCCTCCATTAACATCCCCTGGAGAGAGAAggtggacagaaagacagatatCATCAAGAGAG AAAAACCGTCACTACAGAGTAGGCACTCACTGGACAGCACAAAGGTTCAGGAGAAGGAAGCTGGGCCGTTATGGATCACACTGGCACTGCAGAAGCAGAAGGGCTtcagggagcagcagcagaaccGAGAGGACCGCCGTAGCCACAGAGAGGCCAAACTggcagaaaaacaagcaaaagacagagacagc GTTAGCCCCACAGAAAGCAAAGGAAGTGGGAGCACCAGTCCCAGTTCTAAACCTCAGACACCAGAGGAACCCAAGAGACCCGACAGCCTCCTGGGACGATTTGAGCGCCGAGAACACCTGAAAAAAGCCAACACTTTACCCAGCTCTGTCACTG TTGAGATTGCAGACTCTACACCATCGCCACCTGCTGTCAAGGAAGTGTCAAAGCGCTTCCCCTCCAGTGACTCTCCACAGGTGTCTACAGAGCCAGCCTGGCTGGCCTTGGCCAAACGAAAGGCCAAAGCCTGGAGCGACTGTCCTCAGATCATCAAATAA
- the aasdh gene encoding beta-alanine-activating enzyme isoform X3, with product MNQCCLKYCAVKTDLLQRFQAALVQHVTAEVCVVLPKFKLTLVRVKPLPVADHKRGTEQTAADLCASAAELKDAGQGDLAYVLHTSGTTGLPKIVRVPHKCILPNVLHLSSLFQISADDVVFLASPLTFDPSVVEIFLALSSGAQLLIIPAVIKKIPNRLAQLLFKNNQTTVLQVTPTLLGRFGHRILKQEVLSSGSSLRVLALGGESCPSPSLLSSWRHEDNKTHIYNIYGITEVSCWACCYKIPQSLLQFDNTSTVSSVPLGTPLMDTVVEVRDELGCVVTEGEGQAFIGGEDRVCLLDDEETIVPGMMRATGDWVSVRDSQLYYLGRRDRTIKRHGKRVNLDSVQHLIMSLPQVEACAVSLYEGSRLLAFVVTSTSGDQKAASPLPPAQQHAEQTPLASAECQEDDERHGVETGGADGDLSGLILNQLSLLLPSYSVPDTLVLIPALSLTPHGKVDMQALMKIYQRQRECLESDSPRGDVAKLKQTLQSLWQDTLGLAENATIGEESNFLFSGGDSLKALRLCEDILTATGATSPQLLEVVLDGTFSDVLRHVARVTLMLPVKTSPSSASEAKKRQADAPSVALEKRKRKDSIAADRPQGGADYFDIQAVKVIRRAGEVTEIRNTEMNKSLQADALGEKCASKKSSDVKSTALGLSLSWSSDTGRCVDASPVLLVHEGADDGKTTAFIGSHSHRMQALDLDSGSLLWERVLGDRIEASAAVSQCGRLVVIGCYDGCVYFLCSASGETQWMFETGDAVKSCPTVDPLTGLVIVGSHDGHVYALNPKVQQCVWRHHCGGGAVFSSPYLNASLRQLYVASLGGHLLCLNADTGEVLWSYCRDVPFFSSPNGSSGNVVIGSVDGNICCFSNTGKLLWQFLTKGPVFSSPCVTPDQQKVLCGSHDGCLYCLNCADGSLLWTFQTSGKVYASACVFDGSAVGRRGILVGLASTDSTVWILDVQDGQMLASFTLPGELFSSPVVWEQSLVVGCRNDYVYCLKLTVKEET from the exons ATGAACCAGTGTTGCCTCAAGTACTGTGCTGTGAAGACTGACCTCCTGCAG CGATTCCAGGCAGCTCTCGTCCAACACGTGACTGCAGAGGTTTGTGTTGTCTTGCCCAAGTTCAAACTAACCCTGGTACGAGTCAAACCGCTGCCGGTTGCTGACCACAAACGAGGAACAGAGCAAACCGCTGCTGATCTCTGTGCTTCAGCTGCAGAGTTAAAGGACGCTGGGCAAGGAGACTTGGCATATGTGCTACACACATCCGGAACCACAGGCCTTCCAAAGATTGTGAGGGTGCCACACAAGTGTATACTGCCCAATGTACTGCATCTGAG CTCTTTGTTTCAGATAAGTGCAGATGATGTGGTGTTCCTGGCCTCGCCTTTAACCTTTGACCCCTCTGTGGTGGAAATTTTCCTAGCTTTATCATCCGGGGCGCAGCTCCTCATTATCCCTGCTGTGATTAAGAAAATACCCAATCGACTGGCTCAACTGCTGTTCAAGAATAACCAGACAACTGTCCTACAG GTCACACCCACTCTGCTCGGCCGCTTCGGACATCGTATCCTAAAACAAGAAGTGTTGTCATCCGGCTCCTCACTGCGTGTGTTGGCGCTGGGTGGAGAGAGCTGCCCCTCACCGTCTCTGCTGAGCAGCTGGAGACATGAGGACAACAAAACCCACATCTACAATATCTACGGTATTACTGAGGTGTCCTGTTGGGCCTGCTGTTACAAAATCCCACAgtctctgctgcagtttgaCAACAC CAGCACGGTTTCCTCCGTGCCTCTCGGGACTCCTCTAATGGACACAGTGGTGGAAGTAAGAGATGAACTTGGCTGTGTTGTAACTGAGGGTGAAGGACAGGCGTTCATAG GTGGAGAGGACAGGGTGTGCCTCCTGGACGATGAGGAGACTATTGTCCCCGGGATGATGAGAGCTACTGGAGACTGGGTGAGTGTTAGAGACTCACAGCTGTATTACCTGGGACGAAGAGACAGGACGATTAAACGCCATGGAAAACGGGTGAACTTGGACAGCGTGCAGCAT ctcatAATGAGTCTGCCTCAGGTGGAGGCCTGTGCTGTGAGTCTGTATGAAGGCTCGCGACTGCTCGCCTTTGTTGTGACGTCCACATCTGGAGACCAGAAGGCTGCTTCTCCTCTCCCACCTGCACAGCAGCATGCAGAACAAACACCCCTGGCCTCTGCTGAGTGTCAGGAGGACGATGAACGCCACGGGGTGGAGACAGGCGGCGCAGACGGAGATCTGAGCGGACTTATTCTGAACCAGCTGTCTCTGCTGCTACCTTCTTACAGCGTTCCAGACACGCTGGTGCTGATCCCGGCCTTATCCCTGACTCCTCATG gAAAAGTAGACATGCAGGCACTTATGAAAATCtatcaaagacagagagagtgtttAGAGTCTGATTCTCCACGGGGAGATGTTGCCAAACTCAAGCAAACTCTTCAATCTTTGTGGCAG GATACTCTAGGTCTTGCTGAAAATGCAACTATTGGTGAGGAATCCAACTTCCTGTTCAGTGGAGGAGATTCTCTGAAGGCGCTGCGCCTCTGTGAAGACATCCTCACTGCTACAGGAGCGACCTCACCTCAACTTTTGGAGGTCGTACTCGACGGGACCTTCTCTGACGTTCTGCGTCACGTTGCCAGAGTAACACTGATGCTGCCAGTCAAGACCAGCCCGTCATCAGCGTCTGAGGCCAAGAAACGACAGGCTGATGCTCCCTCTGTGGCGCTAGAGAAGAGAAAACGTAAAGACTCTATAGCAGCAGACAGGCCTCAAGGGGGAGCAGATTACTTTGACATTCAGGCTGTTAAAGTTATAAGAAGAGCCGGTGAGGTGACAGAAATCAGAAATACAGAGATGAATAAAAGCTTGCAGGCTGATGCACTCGGAGAAAAGTGTGCGAGTAAGAAGAGCAGTGATGTTAAGTCCACAGCTCTGGGACTCAGTCTTAGCTGGTCCTCAGACACAGGTCGATGTGTGGACGCCTCCCCGGTGCTTTTAGTACATGAAGGAGCAGACGATGGTAAAACAACAGCGTTCATCGGTTCACACTCTCACAGGATGCAGGCTTTAGACCTGGACTCTGGGAGCCTTCTGTGGGAGCGAGTTCTCGGGGACAGAATCGAGGCCTCGGCTGCCGTGTCTCAGTGTGGACGCCTCGTGGTTATAG GTTGCTACGATGGCTGTGTGTACTTCTTGTGCTCTGCTTCTGGAGAAACACAGTGGATGTTTGAGACGGGAGACGCAGTGAAGAGCTGTCCCACTGTAGATCCCCTCACAGGTCTGGTGATAGTGGGATCACATGATGGGCATGTTTACGCCCTGAACCCAAAG gttcaGCAGTGTGTTTGGAGGCATCACTGTGGAGGCGGAGCTGTGTTTTCCTCTCCATACCTCAACGCCTCCCTCAGACAGCTATACGTGGCATCACTGGGAGGTCATCTGCTCTGTCTCAATGCT GATACTGGAGAGGTCCTGTGGTCTTACTGTAGAGACGTCCCATTCTTCTCATCGCCAAACGGCTCCTCTGGTAATGTGGTGATCGGCTCAGTGGATGGAAACATCTGCTGCTTCAGCAATACGGGGAAATTG ctctgGCAGTTTCTGACTAAGGGACCCGTCTTTTCCTCTCCGTGTGTCACACCAGACCAGCAGAAGGTCCTGTGTGGATCACATGACGGTTGCCTGTACTGTCTGAACTGTGCCGATGGCTCTTTGCTTTGGACTTTCCAGACTTCAGGGAAGGTGTACGccagtgcatgtgtgtttgacgGCTCGGCTGTGGGCAGGAGGGGGATTCTTGTGGGCCTGGCCTCCACAGACAGCACAGTCTGGATCCTGGATGTTCAAGATGGACAAATGCTGGCCTCGTTTACTCTTCCCGGAGAGCTGTTTTCATCCCCGGTGGTGTGGGAACAGTCTCTTGTAGTCGGGTGCCGCAATGATTATGTATATTGTTTAAAGCTGACTGTCAAAGAAGaaacgtag